A single genomic interval of Salmo trutta chromosome 13, fSalTru1.1, whole genome shotgun sequence harbors:
- the LOC115206640 gene encoding extracellular calcium-sensing receptor-like: protein MKLSLAPAMDPSLAGCLVLLHLAVIAGWFALLTSASTSTSASGLESVRCRLQGTPRPPAFSQDGDFVIGGVFSIHYYMHTVDHSYTSMPEPLQCTGSMDSRQLRFSRAMIFAVEEINNSSYLLPGVTLGYQVHDSCNSVPMAVKVAFQLANGLDPMFDTGEQCSGSATVTAIIGESASTPTISMLRIISPFGIPQVSHSSTCACLSDKKQYPTFFRTIPSNQFQAAALAHLIRHFGWTWIGAVRSDNDYGNNGMAAFLQAAQEEGTCVEYSEAFSRTNPLSRVQRVADVIRSSTARVVVAFVSTWDMRTLLEEMDRLPSPPRQWIGSQSWVTDPGMLHFGLCAGAIGFGIQRSVIPGLRDFLLDLSLQKVSNSPLLTEFWEGGFGFVGVEEKVCDGSEDIQQLQVPYTDTSQLRVTNMVYKAVYAIAHAIHSIVCEERGNSTVNCDKNLNVKPTQVLERLRRVNFSRNGYQVSFDANGDPVATYELVNWQRRESGKMKFVTVGRYDASLVPDQRLDIEKEITWVKNSTQVPVSVCSESCPPGTRKAIQKGKPVCCYDCIQCGEGEISNNTDSSDCLICPEEYWPNAERDQCILKPVEFLSFHEVLGIILTACSVGGACLAIATATIFYCHRTSAIVRANNSELSFLLLFSLTLCFLCSLTFIGRPSEWSCMLRHTVFGITFVLCISCVLGKTIVVLMAFRATLPGSNVMKWFGPPQQRLTVVSFTFVQALICTLWLVLSPPFPIKNLTTYKEKIILECDVGSAIGFWAVLGYIGLLALLCFVLAFLARKLPDNFNEAKFITFSMLIFCAVWITFIPAYVSSPGKFTVAVEIFAIITSSFWLFFLLFVPKCFIILFRPEKNTKKHLMEKTSNDIRY, encoded by the exons ATGAAGCTCTCTCTGGCTCCTGCTATGGATCCAAGTCTGGCTGGTTGTCTGGTTCTACTACATCTAGCTGTGATCGCTGGCTGGTTCGCCTTGCTCACAtctgcctctacctctacctctgcctCTGGGCTGGAGTCTGTCAGATGCAGGCTTCAAGGCACCCCTCGTCCTCCGGCGTTCTCCCAGGACGGGGACTTTGTCATCGGGGGTGTTTTCTCCATCCATTACTACATGCACACTGTGGATCACAGCTACACAAGCATGCCTGAGCCCCTGCAGTGCACAGGCAG TATGGATTCCCGTCAGTTGCGTTTCTCGCGCGCCATGATCTTCGCAGTTGAGGAGATAAACAACAGTTCATACCTGCTACCGGGTGTCACACTTGGTTATCAAGTGCACGACTCTTGCAACTCGGTCCCTATGGCCGTGAAAGTGGCCTTCCAGCTGGCTAATGGCCTGGACCCCATGTTTGATACCGGAGAACAGTGCTCGGGGTCGGCTACAGTGACAGCTATCATTGGCGAGTCTGCCTCCACGCCTACCATCAGCATGTTGCGCATCATCAGCCCTTTCGGCATTCCTCAG GTGAGCCACTCTTCCACCTGTGCGTGTCTGAGTGATAAGAAACAGTATCCAACCTTCTTCAGAACCATCCCCAGTAACCAGTTCCAGGCTGCCGCTCTGGCCCACCTCATCAGGCACTTCGGTTGGACCTGGATTGGGGCAGTCCGTTCCGACAATGACTACGGTAATAACGGGATGGCGGCTTTCCTACAGGCAGCACAAGAGGAAGGCACATGTGTGGAGTATTCTGAAGCCTTCTCCCGTACCAACCCACTCAGCAGAGTGCAACGGGTGGCCGACGTGATACGCAG CTCCACAGCCCGGGTGGTGGTTGCATTCGTATCCACTTGGGACATGAGAACCCTGCTGGAGGAGATGGACCGCCTGCCCTCTCCGCCCCGCCAGTGGATCGGGAGTCAGTCCTGGGTCACTGACCCAGGTATGCTGCACTTCGGCCTGTGTGCCGGGGCCATCGGATTTGGCATCCAACGCTCTGTCATACCCGGCCTAAGGGACTTCCTCCTGGACCTCTCCCTACAGAAGGTGTCCAACTCTCCCCTGCTCACAGAGTTCTGGGAGGGAGGCTTTGGCT TTGTTGGTGTTGAGGAGAAGGTGTGTGATGGCAGTGAGGATATACAGCAGCTACAGGTCCCCTACACAGATACATCTCAGCTGCGTGTCACTAACATGGTGTATAAAGCTGTTTATGCCATAGCACACGCCATCCACAGCATTGTTTGTGAAGAGAGAGGAAACTCCACTGTGAACTGTGACAAAAACCTTAATGTGAAGCCAACACAG GTCCTGGAGAGATTGAGGAGGGTGAACTTCTCTCGTAATGGGTACCAGGTGTCTTTCGATGCCAATGGGGACCCAGTGGCCACATATGAGCTGGTCAACTGGCAGAGACGGGAGAGTGGGAAGATGAAGTTTGTGACAGTGGGGCGCTATGATGCGTCCCTGGTTCCTGACCAGAGGCTTGACATCGAGAAGGAAATCACCTGGGTAAAGAACAGTACACAAGTACCTGTGTCAGTTTGCAGTGAGAGCTGTCCCCCAGGCACTCGTAAGGCTATACAGAAAGGAAAGCCTGTATGCTGTTATGACTGTATCCaatgtggagagggagagatcagtAATAACACAG ATTCTTCAGACTGTCTGATCTGTCCCGAGGAGTACTGGCCCAACGCTGAGAGAGACCAATGTATCCTTAAGCCTGTGGAGTTCCTGTCCTTCCACGAGGTCCTCGGAATCATCCTGACCGCCTGCTCTGTGGGCGGGGCTTGTCTGGCCATCGCTACGGCAACCATCTTCTACTGCCATCGGACTTCAGCAATCGTCAGGGCCAACAACTCTGAGCTGAGCTtccttcttctcttctccttgACTCTTTGTTTTCTGTGTTCTCTTACCTTCATTGGCCGGCCCTCTGAATGGTCCTGTATGCTGCGTCACACAGTGTTTGGGATCACCTTCGTCCTCTGCATCTCTTGTGTTCTGGGGAAAACAATAGTGGTGTTGATGGCCTTCAGGGCTACGCTTCCAGGCAGTAATGTCATGAAATGGTTTGgtcctccacagcagagattgacTGTAGTGTCCTTCACGTTTGTCCAGGCTTTGATATGCACTCTGTGGTTGGTCCTGTCCCCTCCCTTCCCCATTAAAAACCTCACTACCTACAAGGAAAAGATCATTCTTGAGTGTGATGTGGGTTCAGCTATTGGTTTCTGGGCTGTGTTGGGCTATATTGGACTCCTGGCTCTCTTATGCTTTGTGCTGGCTTTTCTGGCTCGGAAGCTGCCTGATAACTTCAATGAGGCCAAATTCATCACCTTCAGCATGCTCATATTCTGTGCAGTCTGGATCACCTTTATCCCAGCTTATGTCAGCTCTCCTGGGAAGTTCACTGTAGCTGTGGAGATCTTTGCCATCATCACCTCTAGCTTTTGGTTGTTCTTTCTATTATTTGTTCCTAAATGCTTTATTATTCTGTTCAGGCCGGAGAAGAACACCAAGAAACACCTTATGGAGAAGACATCCAATGATATACGTTATTAA